One Solibacillus sp. R5-41 DNA segment encodes these proteins:
- a CDS encoding ABC transporter permease, giving the protein MLKYIGKRLVQSIFTLFIIITIVFSLLRLMPEEGYLGAAAEKMSEAQQEIYLTNLGLRDPLIVQLGNFYKGLFQGDLGKSVTYRTDVPVVDIIEDKMMYSILFGLGAVALSLLVGVPLGILMAQFKGRWLDRLGTGYIVFIVAVPAMVYFLMIQMYVTGWFGWPMLFDEYNPISWILPLISMALGPIASYAMWMRRYMVDELNKDYIKLARAKGVKERTIMFRHVLRNAFIPMAQYLPATILFTITGSIYIESLYSIPGMGGLLVDAIQRQDNTVVQGLVIFFSSLGIIGLILGDLLMAVVDPRIKLGKGDSVR; this is encoded by the coding sequence ATGCTGAAATACATAGGAAAAAGATTAGTACAATCCATTTTCACACTATTTATCATTATCACAATTGTTTTCTCCCTATTACGATTAATGCCTGAGGAAGGTTATTTAGGGGCAGCGGCTGAAAAAATGTCAGAGGCTCAACAGGAAATTTACTTAACTAATTTAGGGTTAAGAGATCCATTAATTGTACAATTGGGGAATTTTTATAAAGGTTTATTCCAAGGGGATTTAGGGAAATCCGTTACGTATCGTACGGATGTACCAGTAGTAGATATTATAGAAGACAAAATGATGTATTCGATTTTATTTGGATTAGGTGCCGTTGCGCTTTCTTTATTAGTCGGAGTACCACTTGGTATTTTAATGGCCCAGTTTAAAGGGCGGTGGCTAGATCGATTAGGGACAGGCTATATTGTATTCATTGTGGCTGTTCCGGCGATGGTATATTTTCTTATGATTCAAATGTATGTTACGGGTTGGTTCGGCTGGCCGATGTTATTTGATGAATACAATCCAATTAGTTGGATCTTACCGCTCATTTCAATGGCACTTGGTCCGATTGCGTCCTATGCGATGTGGATGAGACGTTACATGGTGGATGAGCTAAATAAAGATTATATTAAACTAGCTCGTGCAAAGGGCGTGAAGGAACGCACAATTATGTTCCGCCATGTATTGCGAAACGCCTTTATTCCTATGGCGCAATATTTGCCAGCTACCATTTTATTTACGATTACCGGCTCGATTTATATTGAATCATTGTATTCGATTCCAGGAATGGGTGGGCTATTAGTAGATGCGATTCAACGTCAAGATAACACAGTTGTACAAGGGCTCGTTATCTTCTTTTCATCACTCGGAATTATTGGCTTAATTTTAGGTGACTTATTAATGGCCGTTGTAGACCCTCGAATTAAATTAGGGAAAGGAGACAGTGTACGCTAA